In Pyricularia oryzae 70-15 chromosome 2, whole genome shotgun sequence, one genomic interval encodes:
- a CDS encoding cytochrome P450 52A2, with product MIQKYGGHAVKFSFSNSPLDNIFGLRFAWEFYRHGRRDEYLKFTHRSFAQSGAGRANPYTYEVNLGGVRTIWTADPENIKAMLGSQFEDYGRGKAFQSRWHDLLGTGIFNADGREWHDSRHRLRPLFNRQRVSNLDSFERQIQIMINRHLGGGRTVDLKDVISRFALDAIGDYAMGFQVNALADRKNDFLDALERIKTIQNIKECAGPLSWLVPTPGFKRDLKVLDDFMEPLIEHAASLPQSVLDEMEKTDHGWTYVKACASVSRDRHFLKYELMSVILAGRDTVSGTLVWTFLELVKRPDLMADLRREIENTVGIGRDAPRPTHDDLRSMRLVKNTLNETLRLYPTVSLNLRTALRDTSLPRGNDHDGNKPVGLAEGTPVIFSSHILQLSPETYEQSPPGTSPPHVFDPYRWEEWKPKPWTYIPFGGGPRICIGQEFALAEMAFLLVRLLQNYSRLEMRCEMRGNSDEGWERPNGSASIVEQFMMEKGRVRISGDVTLSPRDKVLMAFLP from the exons ATGATACAAAAATATGGCGGCCACGCTGTGAAATTCAGTTTCAGCAACAGTCCGTTGGACAACATCTTCGGTCTCCGCTTCGCCTGGGAGTTCTATCGGCATGGTCGTCGCGATGAGTATCTCAAATTCACCCATCGAAGCTTTGCCCAATCTGGTGCTGGCCGCGCCAATCCATACACATATGAAGTAAACCTCGGAGGGGTGCGCACAATCTGGACTGCAGACCCTGAGAATATCAAGGCCATGCTCGGCTCCCAGTTCGAGGATTACGGGCGCGGCAAGGCCTTCCAAAGCCGGTGGCATGACCTCTTGGGCACCGGCATCTTTAACGCGGACGGCAGGGAGTGGCATGACTCTCGCCACCGTCTCCGCCCACTTTTCAATCGCCAACGCGTCTCCAATTTGGATTCGTTTGAGAGACAGATTCAAATCATGATCAATCGGCACCTTGGCGGTGGCCGCACCGTTGATCTCAAGGATGTCATCTCCAGATTCGCCCTCGACGCCATCGGTGATTACGCCATGGGTTTCCAGGTGAATGCCCTAGCCGACCGCAAGAATGACTTTCTCGATGCGCTGGAGAGGATCAAAACCATTCAAAACATCAAGGAGTGCGCTGGCCCACTAAGCTGGCTGGTTCCAACGCCTGGTTTCAAGCGAGATCTCAAGGTCCTCGATGATTTTATGGAGCCCCTGATAGAGCACGCCGCATCTCTGCCACAATCGGTGCTCGACGAGATGGAAAAGACGGACCATGGGTGGACGTATGTGAAAGCTTGCGCCTCAGTTTCGCGAGACCGCCACTTTCTCAAATACGAGCTCATGTCAGTCATTTTGGCTGGCCGCGATACCGTTTCTGGAACACTCGTGTGGACCTTTTTGGAGCTTGTCAAACGTCCAGACCTAATGGCAGACCTCCGGCGCGAAATTGAGAACACAGTAGGCATTGGGCGTGATGCTCCGCGACCGACTCATGATGATCTCAGATCGATGCGACTCGTGAAAAACACCTTGAACGAAACTCTCCGCCTTTACCCCACCGTCTCCCTCAATCTGCGGACCGCTCTCAGAGATACCAGCCTGCCCCGCGGGAATGACCATGATGGCAACAAACCAGTGGGTTTGGCGGAAGGGACACCCGTGATCTTTTCGAGCCATATTCTAC AACTGAGCCCAGAAACGTACGAGCAATCCCCGCCTGGGACCAGCCCACCTCACGTTTTTGACCCCTACCGATGGGAAGAGTGGAAACCCAAACCGTGGACCTATATACCGTTTGGCGGAGGGCCGCGGATATGTATTGGCCAAGAGTTCGCGTTGGCTGAGATGGCTTTT CTCTTGGTCCGCCTGCTCCAAAATTACTCGAGGCTCGAGATGCGTTGCGAAATGCGTGGCAACTCAGACGAGGGGTGGGAAAGGCCTAACGGGAGTGCTAGCATTGTTGAGCAGTTTATGATGGAGAAAGGCAGGGTGCGCATCTCTGGGGATGTTACCTTGTCGCCTAGGGACAAGGTACTAATGGCGTTCCTTCCGTAG